One genomic segment of Streptomyces sp. NBC_00239 includes these proteins:
- a CDS encoding nucleotidyltransferase domain-containing protein encodes MQVTSEALVRDHTVYACVMGSRAFGLATETSDTDRRGVYLAPTPLYWRFEKPPAHVEGPLEEQFSWELERFCELALRANPNILECLHSPLVTQVTPVGEELLSLRGAFLSRHAHTTFARYAAGQRRKLEADVRTHGAPRWKHAMHLLRLLTSCRDLLRTGELTIDVGADRERFLAVKRGETGWAEVDAWMARLVEEAEGATAGSPLPAEPDRARVEDFLVRTRRASAA; translated from the coding sequence ATGCAGGTGACTTCCGAGGCGCTGGTGCGCGACCACACCGTCTACGCGTGCGTGATGGGCTCGCGCGCGTTCGGTCTGGCGACCGAGACGAGCGACACCGACCGGCGCGGTGTCTATCTCGCCCCGACGCCGCTGTACTGGCGCTTCGAGAAGCCGCCGGCCCATGTCGAGGGCCCCCTGGAGGAGCAGTTCTCGTGGGAGCTGGAACGCTTCTGCGAGCTGGCCCTTCGGGCCAACCCCAACATCCTGGAATGCCTGCACTCCCCGCTGGTGACGCAGGTGACCCCGGTGGGCGAGGAACTCCTCTCCCTCCGGGGCGCGTTCCTCTCCCGGCACGCCCACACCACCTTCGCCCGGTACGCGGCGGGCCAGCGCCGCAAGCTGGAAGCGGACGTGCGCACCCACGGCGCGCCGCGCTGGAAGCACGCGATGCACCTGCTGCGGCTGCTGACCAGCTGCCGCGACCTGCTGCGGACCGGGGAGCTGACGATCGACGTCGGCGCCGACCGGGAGCGCTTCCTCGCGGTCAAGCGCGGCGAGACCGGCTGGGCCGAGGTCGACGCGTGGATGGCCCGGCTCGTCGAGGAGGCCGAGGGGGCCACCGCCGGCAGCCCGCTGCCCGCCGAGCCGGACCGGGCCCGCGTCGAGGACTTCCTCGTCCGCACCCGCCGCGCCTCCGCCGCCTGA